Below is a window of Uloborus diversus isolate 005 chromosome 3, Udiv.v.3.1, whole genome shotgun sequence DNA.
ACAAAGATAAGTTGTAGAAAACCCCATCAAGTGTGAGAGTGCAATTTTGGCAATAACTGGATATTCTTGCTGAGCGTTTATCCAAAACGGGACCAATGGTGTTGTTTTGAAAAGCGATTTTAAAGATTGGTCACATGATAGTTCAATTAATGAATCTTCTTCACTTGAAGATAATTTCAGTTTGGAAAGGTAGTTCTCTTCAAAGGGATTTCTGATCCACTGAATTTCATCCTCAATTTTAGGGAAGAAGtgcctaagaaatatgaaaaatcttaatacTGCTTCAGTTACTAAAAGCCTCATTCATATGAATGAATATTCACTCACACTATATTATACAAAATAGTTATCATTtgttaatattagttttaaaatcgtattatttgaaatatttaatttttaaagaagttcttaAGAAAATTAATGTCTTTAATAGTAAGACGTATTAAAATACTGGCAAAAAATTAAGGagaataaaattttcagcttACCTGAGGCTAGAGGCCATAGCGTTGAGGTGATCTTTTATGGTTGCAGCTGTTTTTCTATCGACTTTAATTTCGTTGGTCTCAATAAAGTCATGCAAAGTAGGAAACGCATCAAAAGAACCTTGGTCTACTTTTCGAGCCCATCTCTGAAGTTTAATTATCATAGCTTCGATTTTGTCTTGCACAAAAAACTTATGACAATCCTTGCCCTGCAGAGTTAAATTCAGAACATTGAGGGAATTGAAAATATCTGCCAAATAGGCCAATCGTTTTAACCAATTTTCATCAGTTATGCAGTCTAAATGGGAACTTGCTATTTTTCCATCATTTACTCCATCCGTTAGGAAAATCAAGAGTTCATCGCGGAGTTCGAATAACCTTGTCGAAACTTTTCCTCTCGAGAGCCATCGAACTTCACAATGAAGCAAAAGTTGCTTGTGTTCAGCGCCCATTTCGTCGCACAAAACACTAAACAGTCTGGAGTTTTTAGGTCTTGCTTTGATAAAGTTCACGATTTTCACTGCGTcgtcaagagttttttttaaagacgcgTCCAAGCCTTTTACTGCAAGAGCTTCTCTATGTATGCTACAATGCGTCCATTGAGCCAAGGGAGCAACTGTCTTAACTTTGGCGACGAAACCAATATGAATGCCTGACATTGCTCGTTCTCCATCAGTTGTCAATCCTACACATTTCTTCCaatctatttcattttctttcatgaaaTTGTCAGCAGCTTTGAAAATCTCCTCTCCAGTTTTTCTTGCTGGCAAAGACTGACAAAACAACATTTCTTCTTGAATATTTCCGTTTCCCGCTATGCCTGGCCAAACTTCCCGATTTTGAGCCGGGGATGTTCCTTATGCCCCAATCATGCCTGTATGTGTGTGC
It encodes the following:
- the LOC129219363 gene encoding zinc finger BED domain-containing protein 5-like — encoded protein: MLFCQSLPARKTGEEIFKAADNFMKENEIDWKKCVGLTTDGERAMSGIHIGFVAKVKTVAPLAQWTHCSIHREALAVKGLDASLKKTLDDAVKIVNFIKARPKNSRLFSVLCDEMGAEHKQLLLHCEVRWLSRGKVSTRLFELRDELLIFLTDGVNDGKIASSHLDCITDENWLKRLAYLADIFNSLNVLNLTLQGKDCHKFFVQDKIEAMIIKLQRWARKVDQGSFDAFPTLHDFIETNEIKVDRKTAATIKDHLNAMASSLRHFFPKIEDEIQWIRNPFEENYLSKLKLSSSEEDSLIELSCDQSLKSLFKTTPLVPFWINAQQEYPVIAKIALSHLMGFSTTYLCERAFSTLLFLKNKYRNKLNVESDLRLKLSGFNPDIELLVEDKQYQKSH